In one window of Rhodopseudomonas palustris HaA2 DNA:
- a CDS encoding adenylate/guanylate cyclase domain-containing protein, translated as MQLPWRRSSRISQRSTLSDEIRSALAREVLKTELLRAKVLLFTVSALISTLLVAYWISPAQIERIWRGQFSLMPLLLSYAPLLAIEVSVIIMLRRRLARGHNVLHWGRYLGVLVETSLPSVGLYLQMTTMGPAQALAFAVPFAYFIFIILSTLWLDFWLSVFTGFVAAAELLALAMLYQPPGFVGEPAPDFAFHLLRSLVILICGVLAGGVGMQLRRQFEASIGAADARDRITSLFGQHVSPQVVEQLLAAGTEVTGETRTVVVMFVDFRNFTGAARTRSPEEVVARLDDAFAVLVDILERHGGIVNKFLGDGFLALFGAPIDDPRAASCAVAAAREMLAAMDDDNAGRDWPLRIGIGIHTGDAVVGTVGSPRRKEYTVIGDTVNFASRLESLNKHFGTQLLISTAIRDELGDAASDAVLLGNVAMRGYAEPMAVWRLG; from the coding sequence ATGCAACTGCCGTGGCGACGGTCGTCGAGAATCTCCCAGCGCTCGACGCTGTCCGACGAAATCCGCAGCGCGTTGGCGCGGGAAGTTCTGAAGACCGAACTGCTGCGCGCGAAGGTGCTGCTGTTCACCGTATCGGCGCTGATATCGACGCTGCTGGTGGCGTACTGGATTTCCCCCGCGCAGATCGAGCGGATCTGGCGCGGCCAGTTCTCGCTGATGCCGCTGCTGTTGTCCTATGCGCCGCTGCTGGCGATCGAAGTCAGCGTCATCATCATGCTGCGCCGGCGGTTGGCACGGGGGCACAATGTCCTGCATTGGGGCCGCTATCTCGGCGTGCTGGTCGAGACCAGCCTGCCTTCGGTCGGCCTGTATCTGCAGATGACGACGATGGGCCCGGCCCAGGCGCTCGCTTTCGCCGTCCCGTTCGCCTATTTCATCTTCATCATCCTGTCGACGCTGTGGCTCGATTTCTGGCTTTCGGTCTTCACCGGATTCGTCGCCGCCGCCGAATTGCTGGCGCTCGCGATGCTCTACCAACCGCCGGGATTCGTGGGCGAGCCTGCGCCGGATTTCGCCTTTCATCTGCTTCGCAGCCTGGTCATCCTGATCTGCGGCGTGCTCGCCGGCGGGGTCGGGATGCAGTTGCGCCGACAATTCGAGGCTTCGATCGGCGCGGCCGACGCGCGGGATCGCATCACCAGCCTGTTCGGCCAGCACGTCTCGCCGCAAGTGGTCGAGCAACTGCTCGCGGCGGGCACGGAGGTGACCGGCGAGACCCGGACGGTGGTGGTGATGTTCGTCGATTTCCGCAATTTCACCGGCGCCGCTCGGACGCGGTCGCCGGAGGAGGTGGTCGCGCGGCTTGACGATGCTTTCGCCGTGCTGGTCGACATCCTCGAGCGCCACGGCGGCATCGTGAACAAATTTCTCGGCGACGGATTTCTCGCGCTGTTCGGGGCGCCGATCGATGATCCGCGCGCGGCGTCGTGCGCTGTGGCCGCGGCGCGCGAGATGCTGGCCGCGATGGATGACGACAACGCCGGACGGGACTGGCCGTTGCGGATCGGCATCGGCATTCACACCGGCGATGCCGTGGTCGGCACTGTCGGCTCACCGCGGCGCAAGGAGTACACGGTGATCGGCGACACCGTGAATTTCGCGTCGCGGCTGGAGTCCCTCAACAAACACTTCGGCACTCAGCTTCTGATCTCGACGGCGATCCGCGACGAACTCGGCGATGCCGCGAGCGACGCCGTCCTGCTCGGCAACGTCGCGATGCGCGGCTACGCCGAGCCGATGGCGGTCTGGCGGCTGGGCTGA
- a CDS encoding DUF4189 domain-containing protein: MSIALSIATVPAHAAGALAVGKCGAYGKAFDYAADAAAVEAARKQCNGDCTTITMRRACAALAIDLLNPCGAHGYAVEPKISSTLNAATRKCYEYGGKECVIRAWACDAKG, encoded by the coding sequence TTGTCGATCGCTTTGTCGATCGCGACCGTGCCGGCCCATGCCGCCGGAGCCCTTGCCGTCGGCAAATGCGGGGCCTACGGCAAGGCCTTCGACTATGCCGCCGATGCCGCCGCCGTCGAAGCGGCGCGCAAGCAATGCAACGGCGATTGCACCACGATCACGATGCGGCGCGCCTGCGCGGCGCTGGCGATCGACCTGTTGAATCCTTGCGGCGCGCACGGCTATGCCGTCGAGCCGAAGATTTCATCGACGCTGAATGCCGCCACTCGCAAGTGCTACGAATACGGCGGCAAGGAATGCGTGATCCGCGCCTGGGCGTGCGACGCCAAGGGCTGA
- a CDS encoding NTP transferase domain-containing protein: MKFGPRRPADAIGGVTVHSLRQNGLLLKKGTAIGPAEVDALERAGVGEIVVVQLESGDVSEDVAAADVAQAVAGDGASVERAFTGRANLFAQRPGVLVVDRAAVDRVNAVDEAITFATLPAFKPVVEGEMIATVKLIPFGVEGRLRDAAVAAARGSALQVAPYVIKRVGIVSTQLPGLASKVIDKTLRVTAERLAPAGAEIIAERRIAHDESALATALQELLGLGAELVIVFGASAIADRRDVIPAAIGAIGGQVEHFGMPVDPGNLLLIGSASGVPVLGAPGCARSPVENGFDWVLMRLLAGLPVTRADITGMGVGGLLMEIVTRPQPRVPVAEGGRNVAAIVLAAGRSTRMGGPNKLLAELNGTPLVRIVTEQVLASKASRAVVVTGHQADKVEAALSGLDVSFVHNPAFAEGLASSVKAGIAAVPDDADGAIVCLGDMPLIDSELIDRLIDAFDPDRGGLIVVPVADGRRGNPVLWSRRFFAELMTLDGDIGARHLIAKHAEAVTEVPVDGHAAFLDIDTPQALEDARRG; the protein is encoded by the coding sequence ATGAAGTTCGGGCCGCGCCGTCCGGCCGATGCGATCGGCGGCGTCACCGTGCATTCGCTGCGGCAGAACGGATTGCTGCTGAAGAAGGGCACCGCGATCGGTCCGGCCGAAGTCGACGCGCTGGAGCGCGCCGGCGTCGGTGAAATTGTCGTCGTTCAACTCGAGTCGGGTGATGTCTCGGAGGACGTCGCAGCAGCGGACGTGGCGCAGGCCGTCGCCGGCGACGGTGCCAGCGTCGAGCGCGCCTTCACCGGCCGCGCCAATCTGTTCGCGCAGCGGCCCGGCGTGCTGGTGGTTGATCGCGCCGCGGTCGATCGGGTCAATGCGGTCGACGAGGCGATCACCTTCGCGACGCTGCCGGCGTTCAAGCCGGTGGTCGAAGGCGAGATGATCGCGACCGTCAAGCTGATCCCGTTCGGCGTCGAGGGGAGACTGCGCGACGCCGCGGTGGCGGCTGCACGAGGCTCCGCGCTGCAGGTCGCGCCCTATGTCATCAAGCGTGTCGGCATCGTGTCGACGCAACTGCCCGGCCTCGCGTCCAAGGTGATCGACAAGACGCTGCGCGTCACCGCCGAGCGGCTGGCGCCGGCGGGTGCCGAGATCATCGCCGAGCGCCGCATCGCTCATGACGAATCTGCGCTCGCAACGGCGCTGCAGGAATTGCTCGGCCTCGGCGCCGAGCTGGTGATCGTGTTCGGCGCCTCGGCGATCGCAGACCGCCGCGACGTCATCCCGGCGGCGATCGGCGCCATCGGCGGGCAGGTCGAGCACTTCGGTATGCCGGTCGATCCCGGCAATCTGCTGCTGATCGGCAGCGCGTCGGGCGTCCCGGTGCTGGGTGCGCCGGGCTGTGCGCGCTCGCCGGTCGAGAACGGCTTCGACTGGGTGCTGATGCGGCTGCTGGCGGGATTGCCCGTGACGCGCGCCGATATCACCGGCATGGGTGTCGGCGGGTTGCTGATGGAGATCGTGACCCGACCGCAGCCGCGCGTGCCGGTAGCCGAAGGTGGCCGCAATGTCGCGGCGATCGTGCTCGCCGCCGGCCGCTCGACCCGGATGGGCGGGCCGAACAAGCTGCTCGCCGAACTGAACGGCACGCCGCTGGTGCGGATCGTGACCGAGCAGGTATTGGCGTCGAAGGCATCGCGCGCGGTCGTGGTCACCGGGCATCAGGCCGACAAGGTCGAGGCGGCGCTGTCCGGGCTCGATGTGTCGTTCGTCCATAACCCGGCGTTCGCCGAAGGGCTGGCGTCGTCGGTCAAAGCCGGTATCGCCGCTGTGCCGGACGATGCCGATGGCGCGATTGTTTGTCTCGGCGACATGCCGCTGATCGATTCCGAACTGATCGACCGGCTGATCGACGCGTTCGATCCGGATCGCGGCGGGCTGATCGTGGTGCCGGTCGCAGATGGCCGCCGCGGCAATCCAGTGCTGTGGTCGCGGCGGTTCTTCGCCGAGCTGATGACGCTCGACGGCGACATCGGCGCGCGCCACCTGATCGCCAAGCATGCCGAGGCGGTGACCGAAGTGCCGGTCGATGGCCACGCTGCGTTTCTCGATATCGATACGCCGCAGGCGCTCGAGGATGCCCGCCGGGGCTGA
- a CDS encoding ABC transporter permease: protein MSAADDSATGRIQPIKPPRFGFLRRTYAMLVKELIQLRRDRLTFAMIVVIPVMQLLLFGYAINTTPRHLPTAVLLQEDSDLGRSILKALENTAYFDFVQEVQSVEQFDNLLLSGKVLFGVEIPRGFERAVRRGERPALLVAADATDPVAAGSALSALGRIVQTALEHDRVAGDPGNPPFEIRAHARYNPAASSRLNIVPGLVGTILTMTMLIFTALSVTREIERGTMENLLSMPITPVEVMLGKILPYVGVGFIQASLIIGIGVFLFGVPLRGSLLLLALLSTLFITTNLAIGYTFSTLVQNQLQAMQASMMFFLPSILLSGFMFPFAGMPQWAQYLGECLPLTHYVRIVRAIMLKGSTLENLRYDTLALAALMLIAMTIAVTRFRRTLD, encoded by the coding sequence ATGAGCGCCGCGGACGACAGCGCCACCGGCCGCATCCAGCCGATCAAGCCTCCGCGTTTCGGCTTCCTGCGCCGCACCTATGCGATGCTGGTGAAGGAACTGATCCAGCTCCGCCGCGACCGTCTCACCTTCGCGATGATCGTGGTGATCCCGGTGATGCAGCTCCTGCTGTTCGGCTACGCCATCAACACCACGCCCCGGCATCTGCCGACCGCGGTGCTGCTCCAGGAGGACAGCGATCTCGGGCGTTCGATCCTGAAGGCGCTGGAGAACACAGCGTATTTCGATTTCGTCCAGGAGGTGCAGAGCGTCGAGCAGTTCGACAATCTGCTGTTGTCCGGCAAAGTGCTGTTCGGCGTCGAGATCCCGCGCGGCTTCGAGCGCGCGGTGCGGCGCGGCGAGCGGCCGGCGCTGCTGGTCGCCGCCGACGCCACTGATCCGGTCGCGGCCGGCTCTGCCCTGTCGGCTCTCGGCCGGATCGTGCAGACCGCGCTGGAGCACGACCGCGTCGCCGGCGATCCCGGCAATCCGCCGTTCGAGATCCGCGCGCATGCGCGCTACAATCCGGCGGCGTCGTCGCGGCTCAACATCGTGCCCGGCCTGGTCGGCACCATCCTGACGATGACCATGCTGATCTTCACCGCGCTGTCGGTGACGCGCGAGATCGAACGCGGCACCATGGAAAACCTGCTGTCGATGCCGATCACACCGGTCGAGGTGATGCTCGGCAAGATCCTGCCTTATGTCGGCGTCGGCTTCATTCAGGCGTCGCTGATCATCGGCATCGGCGTGTTCTTGTTCGGCGTGCCGCTGCGCGGCAGCCTGTTGCTGCTGGCGCTGCTGTCGACGTTGTTCATCACCACCAATCTGGCGATCGGCTACACTTTCTCGACGCTGGTGCAGAACCAGTTGCAGGCGATGCAGGCCTCGATGATGTTCTTCCTGCCGTCGATCCTGCTGTCCGGCTTCATGTTCCCGTTCGCCGGGATGCCGCAATGGGCGCAGTATCTCGGCGAATGCCTGCCGCTGACGCATTATGTGCGGATCGTCCGGGCGATCATGCTGAAGGGATCGACGCTGGAGAATCTGCGCTACGACACGCTGGCGCTGGCGGCCCTGATGCTGATAGCGATGACGATCGCGGTGACCCGATTCCGCAGGACGCTGGACTGA
- the bcsS gene encoding cellulose biosynthesis protein BcsS, translating to MCAWVVASVLTAGLLGANAQISNINASQATASRTTADQATASQIGESEPARLEAGSLEPDDFGPSDFDPGDFQSSARSGVFDPWGADDAQLSAILSSADIAWTTGPSPADVLSGGAKPDQVLLFGGYDVWRNGMSSYAGVHWARGDPSNDGFILRLSMSNALERYRTPTRTYTTSIFRAALLPGWRFKRGEFELRLFAGPDFENHNFTPDNHESKWRGPHPGLRIAAETWAQPTPQTMLAASLYATTIARGYGFRAAAGWRLIDAFWLGPELSGSRDEFSRQTRFGVHVTGLQSGAFEWSAAIGMVSDSFGRSGTYARLATQLRP from the coding sequence GTGTGCGCGTGGGTCGTCGCCTCGGTCCTGACGGCCGGGCTGTTGGGCGCGAATGCGCAAATCAGCAATATCAACGCAAGTCAGGCCACAGCAAGTCGGACTACAGCAGATCAGGCCACAGCAAGTCAGATCGGCGAAAGCGAGCCGGCGCGGCTCGAAGCCGGATCCCTCGAGCCGGACGATTTCGGACCGAGCGATTTCGACCCCGGTGATTTCCAATCGTCTGCGCGGTCTGGAGTATTCGATCCGTGGGGCGCCGATGATGCGCAGCTATCCGCAATTCTATCCTCGGCCGATATTGCTTGGACAACGGGACCAAGCCCGGCCGATGTCCTCAGCGGCGGCGCGAAACCGGATCAGGTGTTGCTGTTCGGCGGCTACGATGTGTGGCGGAACGGCATGTCTTCCTACGCCGGCGTACACTGGGCACGTGGTGACCCGAGCAACGACGGCTTCATTCTCAGGCTCTCGATGTCGAACGCGCTGGAGCGCTATCGCACGCCCACGCGCACCTACACGACGTCCATCTTCCGCGCCGCGCTGCTGCCCGGCTGGCGGTTCAAGCGCGGCGAATTCGAACTGAGGCTGTTCGCCGGCCCCGATTTCGAGAACCACAATTTCACGCCCGACAACCACGAGTCCAAATGGCGCGGGCCGCATCCCGGCTTGCGTATCGCCGCGGAGACATGGGCGCAGCCGACGCCGCAGACGATGCTCGCCGCCTCGCTTTACGCCACCACCATCGCCCGCGGCTACGGCTTCCGCGCCGCCGCAGGCTGGCGATTGATCGATGCATTCTGGCTTGGGCCCGAATTGTCCGGATCGCGCGACGAGTTCAGCCGCCAGACCCGTTTCGGCGTTCATGTCACAGGACTGCAATCCGGCGCCTTCGAGTGGTCCGCGGCAATCGGAATGGTCAGCGACAGTTTCGGCCGCAGCGGCACTTACGCGCGGCTGGCGACACAACTGCGACCTTGA
- a CDS encoding TetR/AcrR family transcriptional regulator, whose product MKDAPRRPTKRSATSVTPGPAPAARGRAKPADATSDPSRNAAASTRALRAAERRAAIVDAALDEFIARGFAATRLEDVAKSAGVAKGTIYLHFADKEALFQELLRAAMLPLIEKLDAPPLPGVSARAMFEMFAEVFVREVTQTKRADLLRLMITEGPRFPSLAEFHYREVVVRGLAAMRRVIAYGIERGEIRNDTLLQFPQLIMAPAMLTVIWQGLFNRYSPLDSLGLLRSHIAIIFNEGKAT is encoded by the coding sequence ATGAAAGATGCCCCCCGTCGGCCGACCAAGCGATCCGCAACTTCCGTGACCCCGGGTCCGGCACCGGCCGCGCGCGGCCGGGCCAAGCCCGCCGATGCGACGAGCGACCCGTCGCGCAACGCCGCCGCCTCGACACGGGCGCTGCGGGCGGCGGAGCGCCGCGCCGCGATCGTTGACGCCGCGCTCGATGAATTCATCGCTCGTGGCTTCGCGGCGACGCGGCTCGAAGACGTGGCCAAGAGCGCCGGCGTCGCCAAGGGCACGATCTATCTGCACTTCGCCGACAAGGAGGCGTTGTTTCAGGAACTGCTGCGCGCGGCGATGCTGCCGCTGATCGAGAAGCTCGACGCGCCGCCATTGCCGGGCGTATCGGCGCGCGCCATGTTCGAGATGTTCGCCGAGGTGTTCGTTCGCGAGGTGACGCAGACCAAGCGCGCCGATCTGCTGCGACTGATGATCACCGAGGGGCCGCGTTTTCCGTCGCTCGCCGAATTCCACTATCGGGAAGTCGTGGTGCGCGGCCTCGCGGCGATGCGCAGGGTGATCGCCTACGGCATCGAGCGCGGCGAAATCCGCAACGACACACTCCTGCAATTTCCGCAACTGATCATGGCGCCGGCGATGCTGACAGTGATCTGGCAGGGCCTTTTCAATCGCTATTCGCCGTTGGATTCGCTGGGGTTGCTACGTAGTCACATCGCCATCATTTTCAACGAAGGGAAAGCGACATGA
- a CDS encoding ABC transporter ATP-binding protein — protein MTVAAPDIAIEVKGLTKSFNGREVVHDLSMQVKRGSIYGFLGPNGSGKTTTIRMLCGLLTPDSGEGTCLGFDIRRDADKIKRQVGYMTQRFSLYQDLSVRENLEFVARLYGVRDAPAAAREMIGRLGLSGRENQLAGELSGGWKQRLALGACTLPNPQLLLLDEPTAGVDPKARRDFWNEIHGLAAEGLTVLVSTHYMDEAERCHEIAYIAYGNLLAHGTVDEVIAQSALATYVVTGEGLGALAHELAGRSGVDMVAPFGTSLHISGRDHAALEATIAPYRSRTGQHWQHGAPSLEDVFIELMSRTRDNFQ, from the coding sequence ATGACCGTGGCGGCCCCCGACATTGCCATCGAGGTCAAGGGCCTGACCAAGTCCTTCAACGGCCGCGAGGTGGTGCATGATCTGTCGATGCAGGTGAAGCGCGGCTCGATCTACGGCTTCCTCGGGCCCAATGGTTCGGGCAAGACCACGACGATCCGGATGCTGTGCGGCCTGCTGACGCCGGACAGCGGCGAGGGCACCTGCCTCGGCTTCGACATCCGGCGTGACGCCGACAAGATCAAGCGCCAGGTCGGCTACATGACCCAGCGCTTCAGCCTGTATCAGGACCTCTCGGTGCGCGAAAATCTCGAATTCGTGGCCAGACTTTACGGCGTGCGCGACGCCCCCGCGGCCGCGCGGGAGATGATCGGAAGGCTCGGTCTGTCCGGCCGTGAGAACCAGCTCGCCGGCGAACTCAGCGGCGGCTGGAAGCAGCGGCTGGCGCTCGGCGCCTGCACGCTGCCCAATCCGCAATTGCTGCTGCTCGACGAGCCGACCGCCGGCGTCGATCCGAAGGCGCGGCGCGATTTCTGGAACGAGATCCACGGCCTCGCCGCCGAAGGGCTCACTGTGCTGGTCTCCACCCACTACATGGACGAGGCCGAGCGCTGTCACGAGATCGCCTACATCGCCTATGGCAATCTGCTCGCGCACGGCACCGTCGACGAGGTGATCGCGCAGTCCGCGCTGGCGACTTATGTCGTGACCGGCGAGGGGCTCGGCGCGCTGGCGCACGAGCTCGCCGGCAGGTCCGGCGTCGACATGGTGGCGCCGTTCGGGACCAGCCTGCACATTTCCGGCCGCGATCACGCTGCGCTGGAGGCGACGATCGCGCCCTATCGCAGCCGGACCGGCCAGCACTGGCAGCACGGCGCCCCGTCACTCGAGGACGTGTTCATCGAGCTGATGAGCCGCACCAGGGACAATTTCCAATGA
- a CDS encoding YadA family autotransporter adhesin, with protein MTARMNDRVGAAWIGASLILAAFLLQPGRAMAQTTDPVQVVSGCVANVADRQLACGPGASTAGSNDRSTAIGSNAQSDGSSVAIGSSSIATGNNSTAIGDNANAVGFGDSTVIGSGAGSGGARSTVIGSGAATGNEGAIAVGHRAGVGLGSGQYSIAMGAGGDTAQSASHAIGNFSIAIGGGDGLSANGAISNAAFGTAVGASSIAANQFDAAFGAFSIASGARSAAFGANSVAAGASSVALGDGSFAQGTHAVSTGFNSAATGVNSVALGAEASATASNSVAIGSRSVTSAPNTASFGTPGNERRLTNVAAGISQTDAVNVGQLAAVTSGLQSQITNNRSEARRGIAAAVATASAPMPSAPGKTTWQIRGSTFQNEYGIGVGFAHQLRTAMPLNIVGGYGNGGGAEHTAYVGVGGEF; from the coding sequence ATGACAGCCCGGATGAACGACAGAGTTGGCGCGGCGTGGATTGGCGCATCTCTCATTCTCGCGGCGTTTCTGCTGCAGCCGGGCCGCGCGATGGCGCAAACCACCGACCCGGTTCAGGTCGTGTCGGGTTGCGTCGCCAATGTCGCAGACCGGCAATTGGCCTGCGGCCCGGGCGCCAGCACTGCCGGAAGCAATGATCGGTCGACGGCCATCGGCAGCAACGCTCAATCCGACGGCAGCTCTGTCGCCATCGGTAGCAGTTCCATAGCAACCGGCAATAACTCGACCGCTATCGGCGACAACGCCAACGCGGTTGGATTTGGGGATTCGACAGTGATCGGCTCCGGCGCCGGATCTGGAGGAGCCCGCAGCACGGTTATCGGCAGCGGGGCGGCCACCGGCAACGAAGGAGCCATCGCCGTGGGACATCGCGCCGGCGTCGGACTGGGCTCGGGTCAGTACAGCATCGCGATGGGCGCGGGCGGCGATACCGCGCAGTCCGCGTCGCATGCAATCGGCAATTTCAGCATCGCGATCGGCGGCGGCGACGGCCTATCGGCCAACGGTGCCATTTCCAATGCGGCGTTCGGCACCGCGGTCGGCGCATCCAGCATCGCGGCGAACCAGTTCGACGCGGCGTTTGGCGCCTTCTCGATCGCCAGCGGGGCGCGTAGCGCCGCATTCGGCGCCAACAGCGTCGCCGCCGGCGCGTCGTCGGTGGCGCTGGGAGACGGCTCGTTTGCCCAAGGGACCCACGCTGTGTCCACCGGCTTCAATTCAGCGGCCACCGGTGTCAACAGCGTGGCGCTCGGTGCCGAGGCTTCGGCGACGGCTTCCAACTCGGTGGCGATCGGCTCGCGTTCGGTCACGAGCGCGCCCAACACGGCATCGTTCGGGACGCCCGGCAATGAGCGCCGGCTCACCAACGTGGCCGCCGGCATCAGCCAGACCGACGCGGTCAATGTCGGGCAGCTCGCGGCAGTCACCAGCGGCCTTCAGTCGCAGATCACCAACAACCGCTCCGAAGCGCGGCGCGGCATCGCCGCGGCGGTCGCCACCGCCAGCGCGCCGATGCCCTCGGCGCCAGGCAAGACGACGTGGCAGATCCGCGGCTCCACCTTCCAGAACGAATATGGCATCGGCGTCGGTTTTGCCCACCAACTGCGGACGGCGATGCCGCTCAACATCGTCGGCGGCTACGGCAATGGCGGCGGCGCCGAGCACACCGCCTATGTCGGCGTCGGCGGCGAGTTCTGA
- a CDS encoding HlyD family secretion protein — MIARPIHAAAAFALLFALAGCGPKPDPGYQGWVEADLIFVGPDESGRITRLTVREGDETRKGDLIYTLDDDLQQADLNQNNATLANARQSFDRAQSLSKTGSGTQANLDSAVSALHVAEARVETSKTRLMRRQIYAPVTGNVQQIYFREGEMVAAQKPVLSILPPGNMKLRFFVPEPALPTLAIGDTIRVSCDNCAPDLTAKIYFIATTAEYTPPVIYSQDERNKLVYLIQARPERPASLRVGQPVSVYPTPKTPVPASAGGK; from the coding sequence ATGATCGCGCGCCCGATCCACGCCGCTGCCGCGTTCGCATTGCTGTTCGCGCTCGCCGGCTGTGGTCCGAAGCCAGATCCAGGCTATCAGGGCTGGGTCGAGGCCGACCTGATTTTCGTCGGCCCGGACGAATCCGGTCGCATTACCCGGCTCACGGTCCGCGAGGGCGACGAGACCCGCAAGGGCGATCTGATCTACACGCTCGACGACGACCTGCAGCAGGCCGACCTCAACCAGAATAATGCGACGCTGGCCAACGCCAGGCAGAGTTTCGATCGCGCGCAATCGCTGTCGAAGACCGGCTCCGGCACGCAGGCCAATCTCGATTCCGCGGTCTCGGCGCTGCACGTCGCCGAGGCCCGGGTCGAGACCTCCAAGACCCGGCTGATGCGCCGCCAAATCTACGCGCCAGTCACCGGCAATGTGCAGCAGATCTACTTCCGGGAGGGCGAGATGGTGGCGGCGCAGAAGCCCGTGCTGTCGATCCTGCCGCCCGGCAACATGAAACTGCGGTTCTTCGTGCCGGAGCCGGCCTTGCCGACGCTGGCGATCGGCGACACCATTCGCGTGAGTTGCGACAATTGCGCGCCGGATCTCACCGCGAAGATCTACTTCATTGCGACCACGGCGGAGTATACGCCGCCGGTGATCTACAGCCAGGACGAGCGCAACAAGTTGGTCTATCTGATCCAGGCGCGGCCGGAGCGTCCGGCCAGCCTGCGCGTCGGTCAGCCGGTCAGCGTGTATCCGACGCCGAAGACCCCGGTTCCGGCTTCCGCGGGTGGCAAGTGA